ATTGTTTATGAAAGATGTAACCTTAATCTTATGTTCAAAATTATTTAAAATGGAAAATCATCATCGTCATCCAAATCGTTCATTGAAGAACCTGAAAGTTTTGAACTATCCGGCAAATCAAATGCTGCACCCGGCTGAATAGTCGTTTTAATTTTATCAAAACCACTTGGCTCATTGGATCCAAAACCACTTGGGAATCCGCCTCCGTTTCCGCCATCAAAAGCAGCTTCAATATCTGCAAATTTGGCAAAATGTTTTAAGAAAGATAATCTTACATCGGCAGTTGCACCGTTTCTGTGCTTTGCAATAATTAATTCTGCCTGATTTTCCGTTGAGGTTTCCTGTCCTTCTTCATCATTATCCCAAACGGTAATTTTATAATATTCCGGTCTGAAGATGAATGATACAATATCGGCATCCTGCTCAATCGCTCCGGATTCCCTCAAGTCAGAAAGCTGAGGTCTTTTTCCGGGACGCGTTTCCACACTACGGGAAAGCTGGGAAAGTGCAATTACAGGAACGTTCAATTCTTTTGCAATCGCTTTTAATGAACGGGAAATCATGGAAATTTCCTGCTCACGGTTTCCTGCTCCTTTTCCGCCACCTCCTGCTGTCATCAGCTGAAGGTAATCGACCATTATAATTCTTACGCCGTGCTGCATTACCAGTCGTCGGCATTTTGCACGGAAGTCGAAGATCGAAAGGGAAGGAGTTTCGTCTATATATAAAGGAGCATTTTCCAGTTCAGATACGTTGGAGAACAGTCTTTGCCACTCTTCATCGTCCAAAGTTCCTTTTCTTAATTTTTCTGATGAAATTCTTGTTTCGGAAGCAATCATTCTGGTGATCAACTGTACCGATGCCATCTCGAGAGAGAATAGCGCCATCGGGATTTTGTGACCTACCGCGATATTTCTCGCCATGGAAAGAAGGAAGGCCGTTTTTCCCATCGCGGGACGTGCCGCAATAATAATTAAATCTGAATTCTGCCAACCTCCGGTTTCTTTATCCACATCTCGAAATCCTGAAGGTACTCCGGAAAGTCCTTCTTTGTCTTTCAAAGATTTTATGGTATCGATCGCCTGTTTTACTAATGAATTGGCAGTATCGAATCCTTTTTTAATAGTTCCGTTGGTAATTTCAAAAAATGATTGTTCGGCTTTATCCAACAGTTCAAAAACGTCGGTTGATTCTTTGTAAGACGAATCAATTACATTGGCAGAAACATTAATTAAACTTCTTAAAATATATTTTTCAAGGATAACGCGAACGTGATATTCGATGTGAGCAGATGAGCTTACTCCCATTGTAAGATCAATAATATAATGATCTCCGCCCGCTGAAGACAGCTTATCTTCTTTTTTCAAATCCTGAATAATCGTCATAAGATCGACAGGATGGTTTCCTTCGTAAAGTTTTAAAATAGAAGCAAAAATTACCTGATGTCTCGGATCGTAAAAAACATCAGGAGTCAGTAAATCAATAGAATGGTCGAGCCCTTTTTTATCAATTAAAAAAGTACCAATGATCAAACGTTCAAAATCTACTGCATTAGGAGGCATTTTTCCATCAGCAATTGACAGCTCTTTCGCGAAGTTTCCGTGGGTAAGAGATGATAATGTTTCTTTCTGCGCCATGCTGCAAAGATAGCTTATTTGATAAGGAATTAAAAAATACTAGCCAAGATTTATTGTGGATAAGTTCTAAAATCTTTGTATTAATGGTATTTCTTAAAGTGTATAAAAAAATCACCTCAAACAGGTTGAGGTGATTTAAGTTAAATATAAAAATGAAATTTATTCTTTATTTTTTACAAGAATCCATCCACTGTATTTAGTAGAGGTATTGTTTTTATCATTTTCATTCCATGTGATGGTGTACCAGTACGTTCCTGTAAGGATCTTTTTGCCTGAAGCAGTTCCGTCCCATTTGTAGTTTCTCATTTTATCTGCCTGATACAATTTGTTCCCGTATCTGTCATACACTGTAAATACAAGATTTTTTTTGTAGGCCAGCGCTGTATAATCTACTTCGTCATTTACGTTATCTCCATTTGGAGTAATTGCATTGACAAGGTTCGGAACTGTTACCTGTATATTAACAGGTTCACAATCATAAGCATCTTTAACGAAAATTTTGTTTTCACCTCGTGGAAGTCCGCTGAAAACGTTAGATTCCTGCCAGTTGATGCCGTCTGTTGAATATTTGTAAGGTGCTTTTCCTCCGTCGGCATATACTGTGATCGTATTATTTGTAATATCTAAACTTGAAATTACGGGTTGCATAGAAGGATAAACATTCACTTGTTGAAGGGTGAAGCATTTTCCTGTCTGTAATTTTACCCAATAAGTTCCTACAGGAACATTGGTGATTGATTGAGTGGTTGCTCCGTTGCTCCATTCATATCCGTCAAAACCTGGTCCAGCATCTAAAGTTGTAGTGTCTTCAACGCAGATCGTCTGATCCTTTAATACCGTAGATTTTACCGGAGGTAAAACGATTAGATTGATTTTAGCAATAGAATAACATCCGTCTGTACTGTATACTCTTACATATACGGGGGCCGTTATAGAAATGTAATTGGTGGGATTAGCAATCGGGTTGGTGCCGTTGGTCGCATTCGCTAAAGTAGTGTAAAAATTCTTTGTTGGGTTTGTAAGTGTTGAAACATTGGCTGTAGTTAAGTCAAATGAAGCAGTAGTGACATTTGTCGGAATATAACAAGATTCAAGACTTGCTTCTCTAACCACGACAAGCGGGAAGAATGATAAGGTAATTTCAGCGTCATCAAAACATCCGTCGGTTGTGGTTACTTTTACATATACTTTTTTAGGTGCTGTAGAGTTATAATGGGTAGGGTTGGTAATTTCGTTGGTCCCAGCAGTCATATCAGCTGCGGTAGGATAATATTTTTTAGTAATATTAGAGCCCGAAAAAACGTTAGCAGTGGTAAGATCGAATGATCCTGATCCCACATTATTATTGTTACACGCATATACCACGGCGTCCGATGCAGTGATATTTCCTTCTTTAAATTTAAATTCTCCTGTCTGGAAACAACCGTTAGCCGCATTGTCAGGGTTGTTAGGGTCATTGTATTCCAGTCGGTAGTAATATATTTTGGTATCATCTACTGTGGTAAATCCTGTAATAGGGTTATCTCCTGTTACTGCATCATTGCTGGTATCGTGGTAAGTAACTGTAAAGTTTTGATTACCATTCAGAATAGCTGTGTTTAATGAGCTGAAGTCAAATGATGAAGGTAAAGAACATCTTAAGATTTCGTTTGGAGAGTCAGGAGTAGGGCCGGGAGCGCCGGGAGTAATAAAAGGGAAAGGGGTTAATGCCGGATCTGTAAATGCAGAGGTTAGGGTCGCCGTCCCGTCCCAGGTTAAAGAAAAACCATTGACTGTCCCTGACCAGTTGTCAACGATTAAATAATAGGTTTCTCCGGCTACTACATCCATGTAGGCACTCCATGTGTCATTAGTGGCACTTCCGTTAAGGGCGAGTGTTAGTCCGGTAGGACCGTCTGAGCCACTGTAGTTACATCGGATGGGGGCACCTAATGCCGAGCAGTCTTTATTAGGGCCGTATACCCCGAAATCATAATCATCTTCATAAACATTCGGGTTGATTGTGAATGTTAAAGTTCCTGACGTGGCAATTGTAAAAGAATACCATACAGAGTGGTTTTCATTACTGTACAGACAGCCTCCAAGAACCTCTTCCACATTTCCGTGGCCAAGAGAAGTATAAGATAGGTCTGAATTTCCACAAACCGGAATTGCTGAGACGCAATCCGACTGCGAAAATAGCAGTGTTGATGTAAATAATATAAAAAGTAGTAGTAATTTTTTCATTTTAAATGAATTTATAATAGTGTCGTGAAAATAAGAATAATATTATTAACCTAATGTTCTTTTTTTATGAGTAAAAAACCGCTCCTTAGAGAGCGGTTTCTTTGAATCGTGTTCGTTAGTCTCTGTTTTTAACCATTACCCACCCTGAAAATTTGAATGCTGTATTCTTTTTGTTGTTTTCAGTCCAGGTTACCGAATACCAGTAGGTACCGGTAGGTACTTTTTTTCCGCCAATGGTTCCGTCCCATTTAAAGCCGTTGCTTTTGTCGGCCTGGTGTAATTTGGTTCCGTAGCGGTCGAAAATACTTAGAACCAGTCCGTTTTTACCTGATAAAGATGAATAGTCGATCTCATCATTAATGCCGTCTCCATTAGGTGTAATGACATTCACAAGATTCGGAAGTACAAAAGTAATATCTACAGAATTACAGTTGTACGCGTCTTTCACATATACGGTATGGTCTCCTCTGGATACATTTTCAAAGATATTGGAATCTTGCCAGTTTACATTGTCGATTGAGTATTTGTAGGGAGCTGTTCCTCCAATTACATTTACGGTTACGGTTGTTGTCGCAATGTCAATATTGGTGATTACTGGTTCTTCAGCAGGATATACTTTTACGGTCTGTAAAGCGATACAGTCTCCTGTTTTTAGTTTTACCCAGTAGGTTCCGACTCCTACATTCGTGATAGACTGTGTAGTGGCTCCTGTGCTCCATTCGTATCCGTTGAATCCAGGTCCGGCATCCAGTGTTGTAGTGTCTTCCATACAGATTACTTTTTCTTTTAAAACAGAAGAATAAACCGGAGGAATGACTTCCAGTGTAACTTTAGCCACGGAATAACATCCCTGTGCATTGGAGACCTTTATATACGCTACGCCGTTGGGAGCAGTATAATCCTGAGGATTCGGAATTGCGTTGGTTCCGTTCACGGCATCCTGCATAGACGGATAGTAGGTTTTTGTAATTCCGTTTTCTGATGTTACGGCCGCAGCGGTAAGATTGAATGTTGCTGTTGAATGGTTGGTTTCAAGGAAGCAGGATCTTAAAATAGCATTGTTATTAACGTTTACTATAGGATGGAAATTCAGCTTAATCTCAGCGATGGTGATACATCCGAATTCATTGGTTGCTTTTACAAAGACAGACCCCGGGGCTGATGTATAGGCGTAAGGAACTGTGATTTCGCTTGTTCCTGCGTTTAGATCTGCCATGGAGGGGTAATATTTTACGTCAAGATTCGGAGTTAATCCGATATCAATGGAGATCAGGTCGTAAAGAGCTGTCCCGGAATTATTGTTGCTGCATTCCGTTAGAGTGAGTCCTGTTAAAACAAACGACCGGTCGACAAATTTAATCTGGCCAAACTGTTTACACTTATTTAAAAAGCTCGCAGGGCTTGTAGGATCCACGTAACTAATTACATAGTGGTAGGTATCTGTTGTATTAACGGGAATAGGAGTTGTAATGGCACTTACATCATCCAATGCATCCGTAGCTGTTTTATAGTATTTTACCTGAAAGTTAGGATTGCCGTTTAAAATTTCCGTTGTTAGTGTAGAAAAATCATATGTTACAGGATTTCCGCAAATATCAATATTACCGTCATGGTCAGCACCAGGTACTACAAATGGGAAAGGTTGTAAATTAGGATCATCAAATGGTGTTAATAATCCTGCTGTTCCTCCGAATGTCAGAGAGAACTGAGAGATCGTTGGTGAAAAATTATCCACGAGTAAGTAATAGATCTGTCCCGGCAGAACATCAATGTATTTCACCATTCCATCTGCCGGATTTCCCAGGTTGTCATATGTTGCATCTTCAGAGGTATCCAAAGACGTCATATTAAGTCCGGTCTGGTAAGGAGGGGGTGCGTCATAAGAGCATCGAAGGGGTGTTGCGGTCTGAATTTGCGTACAGTTCAGGTCAGGTCCGTAAAGAGCCCAGTCATAATCCACATTATTTACCGGGTTAATAACAAAAGTTAATGTTCCGGCAGTGAGGGTACTGAAGGTAAACCAAATAGAATTATTTTCTCCGTTAAGGCAGCCTACATTACCTTCATCCTGGTTTCCTATTCCGCTGGGGGTTAGGGTAATGTCGGCATTGCTGCATATAGGAATCGCAGTGAGGCAGTCATTGTTTTGAGCCAGAAAAAGGTGAGATATTAAAAATGCTATAAACAGTAATGCTTTTTTCATGTGCTGAATTTTTTAATTAATGAATACTTTTTCTGAAAACTATTTTTTTTTCGGTTGAATAGTACCGTTTACGCCTAATCTTGAGCGCTGTTCAAGGATGAGTTTCAGTAAATCATTGTTTTCTTTGTCATCAGGGGCGGCAGTTAAACTTCCCAGGACGTATTTTTCAGCAAGTCCGTTTACATTTTCTACACCGTTTTTTTTATTGCTTTTTAGAATAAGCTCGGCTTTATTATAAAGAGCCAGGCCTGCATAGTAGTAGGCCTTCCATCGGTAAGGATCCGGGTTTCTTTTCAAGGCAGAAAATTCATCAAAAAGTTTATCGCAGTCGGCGATTGTCTTAATGTCGGATATTTTTCTTGCCTTTTCATTTAAGGTCTTTTCATATGTTGTTTGTGCTAGCATGAAAGCACCGAACAATGAAAAAAGGAAGGTGAGTAGAGTTTTTTTCATAAAGGGGGATTTAATATACAAATATAAAAAAATTATTAACGTTGAATTAAAGTTTTTATTATATATTTAATTAAATGCCCTTTATGGGATTAATATTGCATTTTTCTTAATTTTGGATTTGTACTTCCTACGACAAGGGCTACAAGCACGGTCATGGTTCCTCCAAAAACTACAGATCGGACCACTCCCAAAAGCTTCGCTGAAAGCCCGCTTTCAAATTGTCCCATTTCATTGCTGGACATAATAAAAATTGAGTTTACACTCAATACTCTACCACGGATGTGATCTGGTGTTTTAAGCTGAACAATTGTTCCGCGGATAACCACTGAAATACCGTCCAGCATACCGCTTAAAACCAAAAACATGAACGAAAGCCAGTACCAGTTTGATAATCCGAACCCAATGATGCAAAGCCCAAAACCCGTGACCACCCCCAATAATATTTTTCCCTGATTTTTACGTAAAGGGATAAGAGACAGGATGGTGATAATACACATGGATCCGATATCTGAAGCGGCATTGAGAAATCCAAATCCTTCAGCACCCACTTTTAAAATATCAGTGGCATAGACGGGGATCATCGCTACAGCACCCCCGAAGAGTACGGCGAACATATCAAGGCACAGGGCTCCGAGAATTTCTTTGGTTTTAAAAATATAAGCAATTCCCTCACGCATACTTTCCACCACGTTTATCTGTCCTTTTTTATGCTCAGATTCCTGCTTGTTTAATTGAAAAAAGAACAGGGATGCGATAAATATTAATGAAATAATGACCAAAAGTGTCCATTTGACCCCAAAATAGCCAATCAGAAAACCTCCGATCGCGTGTCCGCAGACAGAAGAAACCAGAAATGTCGCCTGGTTCAGAGTAATCGCATGGGGAAGATTTTCTTTCTGTACAATCTTCGGGATCATCACGGGGATCATGGGACCGATAAACGCTCTCGCAATACCTGTGAAGAAAATGACCCCATAAATGAAATACGTAATCTCATGTCCTGTGAAGTGCATTTCTACATTCAAAAAGGCAGGAATCAGTAAAAGTGCAATCAGGAAAATATAGGCGTAATTGCAGATCAGCAGAAGTCTTTTCTTCTCATTCATGTCAATCACATGTCCCGCGTATAAGGCACAGCTTACTGCAGGGATGACCTCTGATAAGCCGATAAGCCCGATAGAAAAAGGATCTTTTGTCAACTGGTATACCCACCATCCCAATAAAGTAGCGAGCATTCTAAAGGCTAAAACAATAAAAAATCTTCCGGTAAGAAGATTCCTGAATTCGACATTCTGTAATGTCTTCAAGGGCGTAAAAGAAATCATGCACAAAAATAGCCCTAAATATTCACTTAGGGCTATTGATATGATCGATTTTTAAATGATAAATCAAATAGAGTTCAAAAGACAGTATCTATTTTAGTCAGCACGGCTTGAGCTTAAAACGATGGCCGCTACGCCTGCAGCACCTATCACTACGGCACCTGTGGTGATAGCCGCCTTTTTATTATCTCTTACTGCTGCTACATCTGCTTTGGGAATAATAACTTCTGTGCTGTCTTTTTTACCAGCTGTACCGATTAAGTTATCTCCGTCAATATTTCGGAACAACATTTTTTGGCTTTTAGAGCCATCTTTCATCTTCACAGTATACATTCTGCCTGCCTGCAAATTGGAATAGTCATTTTTAGATGTATCTTCTGTATATTTTGTCGTAGCACAAGAGGAAATTACAAAGAGAGAAGTCAATAAAGATGATTTTAAAAGTACAGATGCTTTCATTATTATTTTTTAGTTTTTCAAATTTATAATTTTTTTTGAATATAGCTTTCCGGAATTAAAAAAATGTGATTAAAGTTTGTAAATTTCCAATAAATCTGCAATTTTCCTGTCATTGGCAAGTCTTGGAGTTTTATTTTGTCCACCTAATTTACCCTGCGATTTGGCGTATTCGTTAAATGCATTTTTGCTCATTTTTGAAATATGAAGTGGTTGTAAAATATGACCGGAAATTAAATCATCATAGTACGTGTTTTTTTTTCTCAGCTGCCTATCGAGTTCTGCTTTAAACAGATC
The sequence above is a segment of the Chryseobacterium sp. MYb264 genome. Coding sequences within it:
- the dnaB gene encoding replicative DNA helicase, which gives rise to MAQKETLSSLTHGNFAKELSIADGKMPPNAVDFERLIIGTFLIDKKGLDHSIDLLTPDVFYDPRHQVIFASILKLYEGNHPVDLMTIIQDLKKEDKLSSAGGDHYIIDLTMGVSSSAHIEYHVRVILEKYILRSLINVSANVIDSSYKESTDVFELLDKAEQSFFEITNGTIKKGFDTANSLVKQAIDTIKSLKDKEGLSGVPSGFRDVDKETGGWQNSDLIIIAARPAMGKTAFLLSMARNIAVGHKIPMALFSLEMASVQLITRMIASETRISSEKLRKGTLDDEEWQRLFSNVSELENAPLYIDETPSLSIFDFRAKCRRLVMQHGVRIIMVDYLQLMTAGGGGKGAGNREQEISMISRSLKAIAKELNVPVIALSQLSRSVETRPGKRPQLSDLRESGAIEQDADIVSFIFRPEYYKITVWDNDEEGQETSTENQAELIIAKHRNGATADVRLSFLKHFAKFADIEAAFDGGNGGGFPSGFGSNEPSGFDKIKTTIQPGAAFDLPDSSKLSGSSMNDLDDDDDFPF
- a CDS encoding T9SS type B sorting domain-containing protein; this translates as MKKLLLLFILFTSTLLFSQSDCVSAIPVCGNSDLSYTSLGHGNVEEVLGGCLYSNENHSVWYSFTIATSGTLTFTINPNVYEDDYDFGVYGPNKDCSALGAPIRCNYSGSDGPTGLTLALNGSATNDTWSAYMDVVAGETYYLIVDNWSGTVNGFSLTWDGTATLTSAFTDPALTPFPFITPGAPGPTPDSPNEILRCSLPSSFDFSSLNTAILNGNQNFTVTYHDTSNDAVTGDNPITGFTTVDDTKIYYYRLEYNDPNNPDNAANGCFQTGEFKFKEGNITASDAVVYACNNNNVGSGSFDLTTANVFSGSNITKKYYPTAADMTAGTNEITNPTHYNSTAPKKVYVKVTTTDGCFDDAEITLSFFPLVVVREASLESCYIPTNVTTASFDLTTANVSTLTNPTKNFYTTLANATNGTNPIANPTNYISITAPVYVRVYSTDGCYSIAKINLIVLPPVKSTVLKDQTICVEDTTTLDAGPGFDGYEWSNGATTQSITNVPVGTYWVKLQTGKCFTLQQVNVYPSMQPVISSLDITNNTITVYADGGKAPYKYSTDGINWQESNVFSGLPRGENKIFVKDAYDCEPVNIQVTVPNLVNAITPNGDNVNDEVDYTALAYKKNLVFTVYDRYGNKLYQADKMRNYKWDGTASGKKILTGTYWYTITWNENDKNNTSTKYSGWILVKNKE
- a CDS encoding T9SS type B sorting domain-containing protein, yielding MKKALLFIAFLISHLFLAQNNDCLTAIPICSNADITLTPSGIGNQDEGNVGCLNGENNSIWFTFSTLTAGTLTFVINPVNNVDYDWALYGPDLNCTQIQTATPLRCSYDAPPPYQTGLNMTSLDTSEDATYDNLGNPADGMVKYIDVLPGQIYYLLVDNFSPTISQFSLTFGGTAGLLTPFDDPNLQPFPFVVPGADHDGNIDICGNPVTYDFSTLTTEILNGNPNFQVKYYKTATDALDDVSAITTPIPVNTTDTYHYVISYVDPTSPASFLNKCKQFGQIKFVDRSFVLTGLTLTECSNNNSGTALYDLISIDIGLTPNLDVKYYPSMADLNAGTSEITVPYAYTSAPGSVFVKATNEFGCITIAEIKLNFHPIVNVNNNAILRSCFLETNHSTATFNLTAAAVTSENGITKTYYPSMQDAVNGTNAIPNPQDYTAPNGVAYIKVSNAQGCYSVAKVTLEVIPPVYSSVLKEKVICMEDTTTLDAGPGFNGYEWSTGATTQSITNVGVGTYWVKLKTGDCIALQTVKVYPAEEPVITNIDIATTTVTVNVIGGTAPYKYSIDNVNWQDSNIFENVSRGDHTVYVKDAYNCNSVDITFVLPNLVNVITPNGDGINDEIDYSSLSGKNGLVLSIFDRYGTKLHQADKSNGFKWDGTIGGKKVPTGTYWYSVTWTENNKKNTAFKFSGWVMVKNRD
- a CDS encoding MFS transporter, with the translated sequence MISFTPLKTLQNVEFRNLLTGRFFIVLAFRMLATLLGWWVYQLTKDPFSIGLIGLSEVIPAVSCALYAGHVIDMNEKKRLLLICNYAYIFLIALLLIPAFLNVEMHFTGHEITYFIYGVIFFTGIARAFIGPMIPVMIPKIVQKENLPHAITLNQATFLVSSVCGHAIGGFLIGYFGVKWTLLVIISLIFIASLFFFQLNKQESEHKKGQINVVESMREGIAYIFKTKEILGALCLDMFAVLFGGAVAMIPVYATDILKVGAEGFGFLNAASDIGSMCIITILSLIPLRKNQGKILLGVVTGFGLCIIGFGLSNWYWLSFMFLVLSGMLDGISVVIRGTIVQLKTPDHIRGRVLSVNSIFIMSSNEMGQFESGLSAKLLGVVRSVVFGGTMTVLVALVVGSTNPKLRKMQY